The proteins below come from a single Cryptococcus neoformans var. neoformans JEC21 chromosome 14 sequence genomic window:
- a CDS encoding expressed protein, translated as MSTHSHVDLVKALESIDQSVLHDDTLSSHEHTHHDHHHHIAAIGHHHEASGRQEDLSEWTREELQAEIVKLRQMAGIANDNNMAAEMLPTSAEGSVDPSLRENALVTLPAEGGGSKGKRKRKSPTNDVTTRKVQKRHTETGKRLEKERRTELAKVVRNKMRSLVGMEFNNSPVPQPTVSFSEEERGFTPFVPEWRNMLDEDNLAWVDKISKSVQEEATNGLHPKIPNADLVSEIVHGVACTAFTNLCKRFINENSSDGADKRERYIKKRRRWARKDLKQKRRSRSAASPSISLSLPAPLPASALHIDYMSSEYSSSGDDESDVHPHIRVMQKDKWREATEEAQRDASVAAGTGRGGWKAGQGPKVLEVRKPKWRSQQLNEIYARLDAHADAYADTRATGARPASSSHSTSAAPRAGHVAPSHKRFCLPPELARRGKAPRDLGEGWMWVTGVVGVWPEEGPELQMEAAGAGGEAGDVVGVGVDDAEREQGENGEAAVVEEMEVRTRVVNEMAEVTLAQMGQWGTSEEVMGEADRLGLVNALDGL; from the exons ATGTCCACCCATTCCCATGTCGATCTCGTAAAGGCTCTTGAGAGCATCGATCAGAGTGTCCTTCATGACGAtactctctcctcccatgAACACACCCATCAcgaccatcaccaccacaTCGCCGCAATTGGGCATCACCATGAAGCATCTGGGCGGCAAGAAGATCTTTCAGAATGGACGCGAGAGGAATTGCAAGCTGAGATTGTCAAGCTACGACAAATGGCAGGGATTGCCAACGACAACAATATGGCGGCCGAAATGCTGCCTACATCTGCTGAAGGGTCGGTTGACCCTTCTTTGCGAGAGAACGCTCTCGTAACGTTGCCAGCTGAGGGAGGTGGCTCCAAAGGCAAGAGAAAGCGCAAATCCCCTACAAATGATGTCACAACGAGAAAGGTACAGAAAAGGCATACAGAGACGGGGAAGAGGctcgagaaggaaaggagaacgGAGCTGGCAAAAGTTGTCCGCAACAAG ATGCGTTCTTTGGTAGGCATGGAGTTCAACAACAGTCCGGTGCCCCAGCCAACGGTCAGTTTCtcagaggaggaaagaggattTACCCCTTTCGTACCCGAATGGAGAAATATGCTCGATGAAGATAATCTTGCG TGGGTGGACAAAATCTCCAAAAGCgtgcaagaagaagctacCAATGGCCTTCATcccaagatcccaaatgctGATCTCGTTTCGGAGATCGTACAT GGGGTCGCATGTACAGCCTTCACCAATCTCTGTAAACGTTTTATCAACGAGAATTCATCCGATGGGGCGGATAAGAGGGAACGGTACATCAAGAAGCGTCGTCGATGGGCACGTAAAGACCTCAAACAAAAACGCCGTTCCCGATCAGCCGcttccccatccatctctctttcccttccgGCCCCTCTCCCTGCATCAGCTCTACACATTGACTACATGTCCTCAGAGTATTCGTCCtctggagatgatgagtcTGACGTCCATCCGCATATCAGGGTGATGCAAAAGGACAAATGGAGGGAGGCGACTGAAGAAGCACAAAGGGATGCGAGTGTGGCAGCGGGGACGGGGAGAGGTGGGTGGAAAGCGGGGCAGGGGCCAAAGGTGCTGGAAGTTCGAAAACCAAAGTGGCGAAGTCAACAA CTTAACGAGATATACGCGCGACTGGATGCTCATGCAGACGCATACGCCGACACACGCGCAACGGGCGCCCGCCCCGCCTCGTCTTCCCATTCCACTTCTGCAGCTCCTCGAGCAGGTCACGTCGCCCCTTCGCACAAGCGATTTTGTCTCCCTCCCGAGCTTGCTAGACGGGGAAAAGCTCCTCGAGACTTGGGTGAGGGTTGGATGTGGGTTACGGGCGTTGTGGGTGTTTGGCCTGAGGAAGGGCCCGAGCTGCAGATGGAGGCGGCGGGGGCTGGGGGCGAGGCTGGAGATGTGGTTGGGGTTGGGGTTGATGATGCGGAAAGGGAACAGGGCGAGAATGGAGAAGCAGCCGTGgtagaggagatggaggtgagAACACGGGTAGTGAATGAGATGGCCGAGGTGACGCTTGCGCAGATGGGACAGTGGGGCACGAGCGAAGAAGTGATGGGCGAGGCGGACAGACTGGGGTTGGTTAATGCTCTTGATGGGTTATAA
- a CDS encoding expressed protein: MFARSFLRTTATTMPMARTLMARKITTAAPAQVGPIQAFFRDVPVPVDAYPLIGIVVVMCSGATYMLSKHIYEDRDHLRWAPQRGGVKFIVPQ, from the exons ATGTTTGCTCGATCATTTCTTCGAACCACCGCTACCACTATGCCTATGGCTCGTACCTTGATGGCCAGGAAGATCACCACTGCTGCTCCGGCCCAAGTTGGACCT ATTCAAGCCTTTTTCCGTGATGTCCCTGTTCCCGTTGATGCCTACCCCTTAATTGGTATCGTCGTAGTCATGTGCTCTGGAGCCACCTACA TGCTCAGCAAGCACATTTACGAAGACCGTGACCATCTTCGATGGGCCCCTCAACGGGGAGGTGTCAAATTTATTGTACCTCAGTAA
- a CDS encoding expressed protein, whose product MFAARSLLRSSTMPMARNMMARKISTAAPAHMGPIRAFFHDVPIPVDAYPLVGIVVVMCSGATYMLSKHIYEDRDHLRWAPQRGGVRFLLPNQ is encoded by the exons ATGTTCGCTGCCAGGTCCCTTCTTCGATCTTCCACTATGCCTATGGCGAGGAACAtgatggcaaggaaaatATCTACAGCCGCTCCAGCCCATATGGGACCA ATCCGAGCTTTCTTCCATGATGTTCCCATCCCTGTCGATGCCTACCCTTTAGTCGGTATCGTCGTCGTCATGTGCTCCGGAGCTACTTACA TGCTCAGCAAACACATCTACGAAGATCGTGACCATCTTCGATGGGCTCCCCAACGAGGAGGTGTCAGGTTTCTCCTCCCTAACCAATAA
- a CDS encoding glutamate-cysteine ligase, putative yields MGLLALGTPLTWEQTKPLADHIRDHGIAQFLNTWDRWKDKTGKGLLWGDEIEYMVASFDDEQKTARLSLRQTEILNKLKSVTLDPALEKFKPSECASIPTFHPEYGRYMLESTPGTPFSGTPSSLVSVEADMRFRRQIIRSHLKAHELPITLTSWARLGVKDSAFTDPETKPDTENSSSRSEYVGELLTNPHARFPTLTANIRQRRGSKVDIRLPLFIDENTLIPKGCSRPPLSTISPPGPSKPLPGFPYIHMDAMAFGMGCCCLQITFQAWNVDEARKVYDALVPVAPIMLAMTAASPAFKGQLADVDARWNVIAASVDDRNDEERGLKPLRKDTYRVPKSRYDSVDLYIANDERNKPEYHDIDVPVNQKVRQRLLEHGIDDKLASHIGHLFIRDPLVQFSETIDQNDEESMDHFENIQSTNWQTIRFKPPPVDSPIGWRVEFRSMEVQMTDFENAAFSIFIVLLTRAILSFNLNFYMPISKVDENMQRSQQRNAAIANKFFFRRNVFPLDHPYSRFDYHSRPVSPPVPESPTVLTPQNSNYLLPNGNSTSNGHAHRPNHERESSAASSCSTPIDDDVGDEFDEMTLDEVINGNGDNFPGLMGVVNAYLNSLNVDVCTKCDLRKYLDLIKYRAKGDLVTPATWIRQFITSHPAYKKDSIVNDEINYDLVKAVDEVERGVRPAPELLGKDYVGSGPTGCL; encoded by the exons ATGGGTCTCCTCGCACTTGGAACGCCGCTCACATGGGAGCAGACGAAGCCTCTCGCGGATCATATTCGTGACCACGGTATCGCGCAGTTCTTAAACACTTGGGATCGGTGGAAGGACAAAACTGGCAAAGGGCTCTTATGGGGTGATGAA ATCGAGTACATGGTGGCATCGTTCGACGATGAACAAAAGACGGCAAGGTTAAGCTTGCGTCAAACAGAAATCCTAAATAAATTAAAAAGCGTGACTCTTGACCCTGCTCTTGAAAAGTTCAAGCCTTCCGAATG CGCGTCTATTCCCACATTTCACCCCGAATACGGACGATACATGCTTGAATCCACCCCAGGCACCCCTTTTTCCGGCacaccttcatcactcGTCTCTGTCGAAGCAGACATGCGATTCCGTCGCCAGATCATCCGATCCCATCTGAAGGCACACGAGCTTCCCATCACTCTCACCTCTTGGGCCAGATTGGGTGTGAAGGATAGCGCGTTCACCGACCCGGAGACTAAGCCGGACACAGAGAATAGCAGTAGTCGGAGCGAGTATGTGGGGGAGCTGTTGACAAACCCTCACGCGAGATTCCC CACTCTTACGGCTAACATCCGACAGCGAAGAGGGAGCAAGGTCGATATTCGACTCCCGTTGTTTATCGATGAGAACACTCTCATCCCCAAAGGGTGCTCAAgacctcctctttccactATAAGCCCTC CTGGCCCTTCCAAACCCCTTCCTGGTTTCCCTTACATCCACATGGATGCGATGGCCTTTGGTAtgggttgttgttgcttgCAAATCACTTTTCAAGCATGGAATGTCGACGAGGCCCGAAAGGTCTATGACGCATTAGTTCCTGTGGCTCCAATCATG CTCGCCATGACAGCTGCGAGCCCAGCGTTCAAGGGACAGTTGGCGGATGTAGATGCGAGATGGAATGTGATTGCAGCGAGTGTGGATGACCGAAATGACGAAGAGAGGGGTCTCAAG CCACTTAGGAAGGACACTTACCGCGTGCCAAAGTCGCGATACGACTCTGTTGACCTTTACATTGCCAACGATGAACGTAACAAGCCCGAGTATCATGACATTGATGTACCAGTGAACCAAAAAGTCCGACAAAGGCTTTTAGAACACG GCATTGATGATAAGCTTGCCAGTCATATCGGCCACCTCTTTATCCGCGACCCTCTTGTGCAATTCTCTGAAACCATCGACCAGAACGATGAAGAGTCAATGGACCACTTTGAAAACATTCAATCGACCAACTGGCAAACGATAAGATTTAAGCCTCCGCCTGTCGATTCACCTATCGGCTGGAGAGTCGAGTTTAGGAGCATGGAGGTACAAATGACCGACTTTGAGAATGCGGCGTTTTCTATATTTATCGTGCTCCTCACAAGGGCTATTCTTAGCTTCAACCTCAATTTCTACATGCCCATATCAAAG GTGGATGAAAACATGCAACGTTCTCAACAACGTAATGCAGCTATTGCTAAcaaattcttcttccgacgCAATGTATTCCCTTTGGACCATCCTTACTCCCGATTCGACTACCACTCCCGCCCTGTCTCCCCTCCTGTCCCCGAATCGCCCACTGTTTTAACCCCTCAAAACTCCAATTATCTCCTTCCTAACGGTAACAGTACCAGCAACGGCCACGCCCATCGACCAAACCACGAGCGCGAATCTTCCGCTGCGTCGTCATGCAGTACACCAATCGACGATGACGTTGGGGATGAGTTTGATGAGATGACGTTGGACGAAGTTATTAATGGAAATGGGGACAACTTCCCTGGGTTGATGGGCGTTGTGAATGCGTATTTGAACTCGCTCAATGTGGATGTGTGCACAAAGTGTGACTTGCGAAAATATCTCGATCTAATCAAGTATCGAGCAAAGG GCGACCTCGTCACCCCTGCTACCTGGATCAGGCAATTCATCACATCCCATCCTGCATACAAGAAAGATTCGATTGTTAACGACGAGATCAACTACGATCTTGTCAAGGCTGTGGATGAGGT TGAGCGCGGTGTTCGACCTGCTCCAGAGTTGTTGGGCAAAGACTATGTTGGGTCCGGTCCCACTGGTTGTCTCTAA
- a CDS encoding protein kinase Sch9, putative, translating into MLKGVKQLWPSSSSNSNNNNPSNAQSPSHSPSHSFSAFGGPPDQATPRASAHPQTDPFDAPQAATSPAGLTKSAANLSLDPKRTSSPAGSQQPGLRTPISHGFTSLPLATPGAGQPTTGVTVGDSVGASGGLGFGLHEPPKMRKAMSNDAQGTTESAEAVTENSQANLSQTSRTTGPRGTLRVKVISARGLAVSHSPGADPQPYVVIQFEKNEYVSRPPHPVTSASSVPFTTSTPQPIGTPGNLTRSSSGLGVSAISRAFADAVGRGKKKEDGSGTMTPKAEEPAGGSWLGKPGPGDPVWKEEVSFDVTSSKPTLHLSVYDRNRDGEGFLGMLDIKPVLQDGYVLDNWYKLDTRGDEAVTGEVWIQMTYTIIRKRISLKPSDFEFLKLIGRGTFGRVFQVRKKDTRRIYAMKVLSKKEIVAKKEVAHTIGERKILQCSLECPFLVGLKFSFQTDTELYFVTDYKCGGELFWHLQKEGRFSEDRARFYIAELVLALEHLHKYNIVYRDLKPENILLDATGHVALCDFGLSKPDLTDDKLTNTFCGTTEYLAPEVLLDEKGYGKHVDFWSLGVLLFEMCCGWSPFYAEQTQEMYRLICYGKIRFPKNVIGDDGKQFVKGLLNRNPQNRLGSHRGAVELKEHPFFKNIDWDLLYKKQITPPFKPIVDSDESVANFDPEFTNSSLLDAGIVPWEDVNATVDPGTASQPGKHSYLGPGAGISGSVPGGGVAINKAQRPGLPGANGSPLTSSVQENFRGFTYTGESLMPQSMLADQSMDSDSDNENAVDDDEDEDEDEEEYEEDEDEENGIGSSRRECDVDMD; encoded by the exons ATGCTCAAGGGTGTCAAG CAACTCTGGCCGTCGtccagcagcaacagcaacaacaacaaccccTCTAATGCCCAGTCACCGAGCCATTCTCcctcccattccttctcTGCCTTTGGCGGTCCCCCTGACCAAGCCACACCCCGAGCATCGGCTCATCCGCAAACCGACCCCTTCGATGCCCCACAAGCTGCTACCAGTCCTGCAGGCTTAACCAAGAGTGCCGCCAACCTTTCTCTCGATCCTAAGCGCACGTCCTCTCCAGCTGGAAGCCAACAGCCAGGTCTGCGTACACCTATCAGCCATGGTTTCACGTCGTTGCCACTCGCTACTCCTGGAGCCGGCCAGCCAACCACGGGTGTAACCGTGGGTGACAGTGTCGGCGCTAGCGGAGGCCTCGGTTTTGGCTTGCACGAGCCTCCAAAGATGAGAAAGGCAATGTCCAATGATGCACAAGGTACTACTGAATCTGCCGAAGCCGTTACGGAGAACTCGCAGGCAAATTTGTCACAAACTTCTAGGACAACCGGTCCCAGAGGAACTCTCCGGGTCAAGGTCATCTCTGCCCGTGGTTTGGCTGTCTCTCATTCACCCGGAGCCGACCCTCAACCCTACGTCGTCATTCAGtttgaaaagaatgaatacgtctctcgtcctcctcatcctgtCACGTCCGCCTCTTCTGTCCCATTCACTACTTCTACGCCTCAGCCGATAGGCACACCCGGTAACTTGACCAGGAGTTCGAGCGGGCTTGGTGTTAGCGCTATATCGAGAGCGTTTGCGGATGCAGTGGGAAGGggtaagaagaaggaagatggaagcgGTACGATGACACCAAAGGCGGAAGAGCCTGCTGGTGGTAGTTGGTTGGGTAAACCTGGTCCGGGGGATCCTgtttggaaggaagaggtttcTTT CGATGTCACTTCGAGCAAGCCCACATTGCATCTCTCTGTGTATGATCGAAACCGAGACGGCGAGGGCTTTTTGGGAATGCTCGATATCAAGCCGGTTCTACAAGATGGCTACGTTCTTGATAATTGGTACAAATTGGACACCCGGGGTGACGAGGCTGTCACTGGTGAGGTCTGGATTCAAATGACCTACACCATTATCAGG AAACGCATTTCTCTCAAACCGTCCGACTTTGAGTTCCTCAAACTTATTGGCCGAGGCACTTTCGGTCGAGTCTTCCAAGTTCGCAAGAAGGATACTCGTCGAATCTACGCCATGAAGGTTCTttccaagaaggaaatcgTGGCAAAAAAGGAGGTCGCGCACACTATTGGTGAACGCAAGATCCTCCAATGCTCTTTGGAGTGTCCATTCCTTGTTGGGTTGAAGTTTTCTTTCCAAACTGATACCGAGCTGTATTTTGTCACCGATTACAAATGCGGTGGTGAACTGTTCTGGCATCTACAAAAGGAAGGTCGTTTCAGCGAAGATCGGGCGAGGTTCTACATTGCCGAGTTGGTTTTGGCTTTAGAACATCTTCACAAGTACAACATTGTGTACCGAGACTTGAAACCGGAGAACATTCTTTTGGACGCGACAGGCCATGTGGCGCTTTGTGATTTTGGATTGTCCAAGCCTGATTTGACGGATGACAAGTTGACTAACACCTTCTGTGGTACTACCGA ATACCTTGCACCCGAGGTTTTGCTCGATGAGAAAGGTTACGGCAAGCATGTCGACTTTTGGTCGCTCGGTGTATTGTTATTCGAGATGTGCTGTGGATGGAGTCCATTTTACGCTGAGCAGACTCAGGAGATGTACCGATTGATCT GTTACGGCAAGATTAGATTCCCCAAGAATGTCATTGGGGACGACGGCAAGCAGTTCGTTAAAGGGTTGCTTAACCGAAATCCTCAGAACCGTCTTGGATCCCACCGCGGTGCTGTTGAACTCAAGGAACATCCGTTCTTTAAGAACATTGATTGGGACTTGCTTTACAAGAAACAGATCACTCCACCATTTAAACCTATTGTCGACTCTGACGAATCTGTCGCCAACTTTGACCCCGAGTTCACAAACTCTTCATTACTTGATGCGGGCATTGTGCCTTGGGAGGACGTGAATGCTACTGTTGATCCTGGTACGGCGAGCCAGCCGGGGAAGCACTCCTATCTCGGCCCCGGAGCAGGTATTAGCGGAAGTGTGCctggtggtggtgttgCGATCAACAAGGCACAGAGGCCTGGGTTGCCTGGGGCAAACGGAAGTCCCTTGACGAGCAGTGTGCAAGAAAACTTCCGAGGATTCACTTATACCGGAGAGTCTCTCATG CCTCAGTCGATGCTTGCGGACCAATCAATGGATAGCGATTCCGACAATGAGAACGCGGTggacgacgatgaggatgaggatgaagacgaggaagagtatgaagaggatgaagatgaggagaatggTATTGGATCATCACGAAGGGAGTGCGACGTCGATATGGACTGA
- a CDS encoding expressed protein: MPREPQTTERPPPPAPEHRAQRIGDLLEREYMPTRLEWKKQSYEKLFDALCYDATREDNYRTDMLQLFFLKYFWDMGYLKSHDMLMPFSQTDASKVINQLVPSKVRTTKASEVRSPSQPSSTTAGTRIPDTAIVFSYEHPKAKANDPAFE, translated from the exons ATGCCTCGTGAGCCGCAAACCACAGAAcgtccaccacctcctgcTCCCGAACATCGTGCTCAGCGTATCGGGGACCTGCTTGAACGCGAGTATATGCCGACGAGGCTTGAGTGGAAAAAACAGTCTTACGAGAAACTTTTCGATGCCCTGTGCTATGATGCAACCAGAGAGGACAACTATAGAACGGACATGCTCCAACTGTTTTTTCTCAAATATTTTTGG GACATGGGCTATTTGAAGAGCCACGATATGTTAATGCCATTTTCGCAAACGGACGCAAGTAAGGTAATAAATCAGTTGGTGCCCTCCAAGGTGAGAACAACGAAGG CATCTGAAGTCCGCTCTCCTAGTCAACCAAGTTCGACTACCGCCGGTACCCGAATTCCCGATACTGCGatagttttctcttatGAACATCCGAAAGCCAAGGCAAACGATCCGGCATTCGAATGA
- a CDS encoding expressed protein produces the protein MPREPQTTERPPPPAPEHRAQRIGDLLEREYMPTRLEWKKQSYEKLFDALCYDATREDNYRTDMLQLFFLKYFWDMGYLKSHDMLMPFSQTDASKVINQLVPSKVRTTKGRFRISWCWSSLTCFFWQSRRHLKSALLVNQVRLPPVPEFPILR, from the exons ATGCCTCGTGAGCCGCAAACCACAGAAcgtccaccacctcctgcTCCCGAACATCGTGCTCAGCGTATCGGGGACCTGCTTGAACGCGAGTATATGCCGACGAGGCTTGAGTGGAAAAAACAGTCTTACGAGAAACTTTTCGATGCCCTGTGCTATGATGCAACCAGAGAGGACAACTATAGAACGGACATGCTCCAACTGTTTTTTCTCAAATATTTTTGG GACATGGGCTATTTGAAGAGCCACGATATGTTAATGCCATTTTCGCAAACGGACGCAAGTAAGGTAATAAATCAGTTGGTGCCCTCCAAGGTGAGAACAACGAAGGGTAGGTTTAGAATCTCATGGTGCTGGTCGTCCTTAACATGCTTTTTCTGGCAGTCAAGGAGA CATCTGAAGTCCGCTCTCCTAGTCAACCAAGTTCGACTACCGCCGGTACCCGAATTCCCGATACTGCGatag
- a CDS encoding expressed protein, producing MSRPAPAPFHTLRIHSSPLATLHFSTSPPNSILYAGDQDGWISVLDLRVRRVVAFWKGHEGGVLGLGEWEGGLISHGRDNVIHFYEPLKRPYIPIPTSTTPDPKTYKPSIRRSLPTNALNFCRFSLVSIPAHTVINVDKGKGKQKEAMMAVPSLIDSELVDIYHIPSFKRLHASINFSSKPPQVSSNVDLPGASRTGLVMSLHLFYVPSIDLCAGEEERSLGLVIAYEDGRLELLSAPLTSLDTPYDAKMAASTSTSSGANRNPWKLRWSGKGHNEAIMASAVDGRGGRGWSVSADHRLVRYEFDLVWERKCEKDDAKVIKPYATKQIGNSSIAVSADDKVVAVGGWDGKIRLFSAATSKPLGTLSTHRETVHALAFAHLPSSPSQPISLDDIETSTEAETATETTTEYPESTVDLGDDDDSDADEEVDGIPPRERWLASGGKDGKVALWGLMDFSAAG from the exons ATGTCCCGCCCTGCACCAGCCCCATTCCATACTCTCAGAATCCATTCATCGCCTCTTGCCACACTCCACTTTTCCACCTCTCCACCCAACTCGATCCTTTATGCAGGCGATCAAGATGGCTGGATCTCGGTGCTTGACTTGAGGGTGAGGCGGGTCGTAGCGTTCTGGAAGGGTCATGAAGGTGGTGTCCTTGGACTGGGCGAGTGGGAAGGTGGTTTGATAAG CCATGGAAGAGATAACGTCATTCACTTTTATGAGCCGCTTAAGAGGCCGTACATCCCCATACCTACTTCAACGACGCCTGATCCAAAAACTTATAAGCCTTCTATAAGGCGGTCGTTACCTACTAACGCACTCAACTTTTGTCGATTTTCCCTGGTTTCCATACCTGCACATACAGTGATCAACGTGGATAAAGGTAAAGGCAAGCAAAAGGAGGCAATGATGGCAGTCCCTAGTCTCATAGACTCTGAGTTG GTTGACATATACCACATCCCAAGCTTCAAACGTCTTCACGCATCTATCAATTTTTCCTCAAAACCACCACAAGTGTCATCAAATGTTGATCTCCCAGGCGCATCACGTACAGGCCTCGTCATgtccctccacctcttctaCGTCCCTTCTATCGATCTCTGTGctggtgaggaagagagaagttTAGGTCTCGTCATAGCATACGAGGATGGCCGCCTCGAGCTTCTCTCCGCCCCTCTAACTTCGCTGGATACGCCATACGACGCCAAGATGGCCGCTTCCACGTCCACGTCCAGTGGAGCGAACCGGAACCCATGGAAGTTGAGATGGAGCGGCAAGGGACATAATGAGGCGATCATGGCTTCTGCGGTGGATGGtcggggaggaagggggtgGAGTGTGAGTGCTGATCATCGGCTTGTTAGGTATGAGTTTGATCTG GTATGGGAAAGGAAATGCGAGAAAGATGATGCAAAAGTTATAAAACCATACGCGACAAAGCAGATTGGAAACTCTTCCATCGCCGTCTCAGCAGATGATAAGGTGGTAGCTGTCGGCggatgggatggaaa AATAAGGCTCTTTTCCGCGGCGACCTCGAAACCTTTAGGAACCCTCAGCACTCATCGCGAGACTGTCCATGCCCTTGCGTTTGCTCACCTCCCgtcttccccatcccagCCCATCTCccttgatgatatcgaAACGTCTACCGAAGCAGAGACGGCCACAGAAACAACAACGGAATACCCCGAGTCGACTGTAGATCTGggagacgatgatgatagtgatgcagatgaagaggtggatggtATACCTCCACGGGAGAGGTGGTTAGCCAGTggagggaaggatgggaaggttGCGTTGTGGGGATTGATGGATTTTAGTGCGGCCGGATGA